The Sporichthyaceae bacterium genome has a window encoding:
- a CDS encoding HD domain-containing protein yields the protein MSIRIADIEIPDTTLVAEATELVRDVASPLIFHHSRRVYLFGALRGREQGLHYDPELLYVGAMFHDLGLTAKYRRTDQRFEIDGADEASRFLLGHGISEEAATRVWTGIALHTTPEIPLHMAPEIALVTRGVELDVLGIGYHAITDEQRAAVVAAHPRPDFKRQILEAFTEGIAGRPDTTFGNVKADVLEHFLPGFRRGDFVEVIRSSDWPE from the coding sequence GTGTCCATTCGCATCGCCGACATCGAGATCCCCGACACGACGCTCGTCGCCGAGGCCACCGAACTCGTCCGCGACGTGGCGAGCCCGTTGATCTTCCACCACTCCCGGCGGGTGTATCTGTTCGGCGCACTGCGCGGCCGCGAGCAGGGGCTGCACTACGACCCCGAACTGCTCTACGTCGGCGCGATGTTCCACGACCTCGGGCTGACCGCGAAGTACCGGCGCACCGACCAGCGGTTCGAGATCGACGGTGCCGATGAGGCGAGCAGATTCCTGCTCGGCCACGGCATCTCCGAGGAGGCCGCGACGCGGGTGTGGACCGGGATCGCGCTGCACACCACCCCGGAGATCCCGCTGCACATGGCGCCGGAGATCGCGCTCGTCACCCGCGGGGTCGAACTGGACGTGCTCGGTATCGGCTACCACGCGATCACCGATGAGCAGCGTGCGGCGGTCGTCGCGGCGCACCCGCGACCGGATTTCAAGCGGCAGATCCTCGAGGCGTTCACCGAAGGCATCGCCGGTCGCCCCGATACGACCTTCGGCAATGTGAAGGCCGATGTGCTCGAGCACTTCCTGCCCGGTTTCCGTCGCGGGGACTTCGTCGAGGTGATCCGAAGCTCCGACTGGCCGGAATAG
- a CDS encoding SDR family NAD(P)-dependent oxidoreductase — translation MRTVFISGASAGFGVTVAERFAAVGDRVVIAARRADRLTALAERLGSNALPLVLDVSDRDAVQRVVVGLPAAFAEIDVLVNNAGLAAGLEPAQDADLDDWDRMVDTNCKGLMYLTRAVLPSMVARGRGHVINIGSIAATHPYPGGNVYGATKAFVHQFSRNLRTDLHGTGVRVTCIEPGMVGGTEFSAVRFGGSVERAAAVYAGTTPLTAVDVAEAVVWASDQPPHVNINLIELMPVVQSPGPLRIFRDDPGAG, via the coding sequence ATGCGAACGGTGTTCATCAGCGGGGCCAGTGCGGGGTTCGGAGTGACCGTGGCGGAGCGGTTCGCCGCGGTCGGGGACCGAGTGGTGATCGCGGCCCGGCGGGCCGACAGGTTGACGGCGTTGGCGGAGCGGCTGGGGTCGAATGCGCTGCCGCTGGTGCTGGACGTGTCCGACCGCGACGCGGTGCAGCGGGTCGTCGTCGGGTTGCCGGCGGCGTTCGCCGAGATCGACGTGCTGGTCAACAACGCCGGACTGGCGGCCGGTCTGGAGCCGGCGCAGGACGCCGACCTGGACGACTGGGACCGCATGGTCGACACCAACTGCAAGGGCCTGATGTACCTGACCCGCGCGGTGCTCCCGTCGATGGTGGCGCGCGGGCGCGGGCATGTGATCAACATCGGGTCGATCGCCGCCACGCACCCGTACCCGGGTGGCAACGTCTACGGGGCGACGAAGGCGTTCGTCCACCAGTTCAGCCGCAACCTGCGCACCGATCTGCACGGCACCGGGGTGCGGGTTACCTGCATCGAACCGGGCATGGTCGGGGGCACCGAGTTCTCCGCGGTGCGCTTCGGTGGAAGCGTCGAACGGGCAGCCGCGGTGTACGCGGGAACGACACCGCTGACCGCAGTCGACGTCGCCGAGGCGGTCGTCTGGGCGAGCGATCAGCCGCCGCACGTGAACATCAACCTGATCGAATTGATGCCCGTCGTGCAGAGCCCCGGGCCGTTGCGGATCTTCCGTGACGACCCCGGTGCGGGCTGA
- a CDS encoding ABC transporter permease — MRIGQTVNFAWGGIVANKMRAALTMLGIVIGVASVITLIAVGTGSNQAVAASISRLGSNTLYVLPMPTGTGGHGSALQQRLRRMLGINSKPDNSTHDSLPQLRFSDAQALADRAAVPDVSQVAPVVVLHNVATTDANSSHTTAVVLGTTANYFGIDNDTVSAGQMFTAAQNAAHARVAVVGTSVAADLVTGADSELIGRQILINGQGFTVIGILGSKGYSGNTDLDDKIVTPVTSAEDALYGYAPAGEGQLSAIAVSSTSPATLQAAQDEVQILMDQRDHVSAVNSQVVVFNSAAILGASSSAGRTLTILLAAVAGISLLVGGIGVMNIMLVSVTERTREIGIRKAIGAQARTIVAQFLTEAVIVSMLGGMLGVLIGLVASRFTIAGIQPVVAPWSIWLALGVSLFTGLFFGFYPAHRAAALRPIEALRYQ; from the coding sequence ATGAGGATCGGCCAGACGGTCAATTTCGCCTGGGGCGGGATCGTCGCCAACAAGATGCGCGCCGCGTTGACGATGCTCGGCATCGTCATCGGTGTTGCCTCGGTGATCACGCTGATCGCGGTCGGTACCGGGTCCAACCAGGCCGTGGCGGCCTCGATCAGTCGGCTGGGTTCGAACACCCTCTACGTGTTGCCGATGCCCACCGGCACCGGCGGCCACGGCAGCGCGTTGCAGCAGCGGTTGCGCAGGATGCTCGGCATCAACTCCAAGCCGGACAACTCCACCCACGACAGCCTGCCCCAGCTGCGGTTCAGTGACGCCCAGGCCCTGGCCGACAGGGCCGCGGTCCCGGACGTGTCCCAGGTCGCCCCGGTGGTCGTGCTGCACAACGTCGCCACCACCGACGCCAACTCCTCCCACACGACAGCGGTCGTGCTCGGCACCACGGCCAACTACTTCGGCATTGACAACGACACCGTCAGCGCCGGGCAGATGTTCACCGCCGCCCAGAACGCCGCGCACGCCCGGGTGGCGGTGGTCGGCACCAGCGTGGCCGCCGACCTGGTGACCGGCGCGGACTCCGAGCTGATCGGCAGGCAGATCCTGATCAACGGTCAGGGCTTCACGGTGATCGGCATCCTCGGTTCCAAGGGGTACTCCGGCAACACCGATCTCGACGACAAGATCGTCACCCCCGTCACCTCCGCCGAGGACGCCCTGTACGGCTACGCGCCGGCCGGGGAGGGCCAGCTCAGCGCGATCGCCGTCTCCTCGACCTCGCCGGCCACCCTGCAGGCGGCGCAGGACGAGGTCCAGATCCTGATGGACCAACGCGACCACGTCTCGGCCGTGAACAGCCAGGTCGTGGTGTTCAACTCCGCGGCGATCCTGGGGGCCTCGTCCTCGGCCGGCCGCACCTTGACCATCCTGCTGGCGGCAGTGGCTGGGATCTCCCTGCTGGTCGGAGGAATCGGGGTCATGAACATCATGCTGGTCTCGGTCACCGAACGCACCCGCGAGATCGGTATCCGCAAGGCGATCGGCGCCCAGGCCCGCACCATCGTCGCCCAGTTCCTGACCGAGGCGGTGATCGTCTCCATGCTGGGCGGGATGCTCGGAGTGCTGATCGGCTTGGTCGCCTCCCGGTTCACCATCGCCGGGATCCAGCCGGTGGTCGCCCCCTGGTCGATCTGGTTGGCCCTGGGCGTCTCGCTGTTCACGGGCCTGTTCTTCGGCTTCTACCCCGCCCACCGCGCCGCCGCGCTACGACCCATAGAAGCCCTGCGCTACCAATGA
- a CDS encoding alpha/beta hydrolase translates to MPYLCVGEEDYEPVEIYYEDHGQGSPVVLIHGFPLSGRSWERQVTALLAAGHRVITYDRRGFGESSRPIHGYDYDTLANDLHQLLAHVGLFDVVLVGMSMGGGEVVRYLATFGSERVRKAVIISGVPPFLLKTPDNPDGVDRSVFDGIQDAIRSDRLAYLTQFLADFYNLDTLLGKRISTEVVRDSWNIASGASPAGTLACVPAWLTDFRKDLPRVNVPTLLLHGDQDRILPIAATARKTHEAVQGSELLVVKGAPHGLLWTHAAEVNAALLPFLEA, encoded by the coding sequence ATGCCCTACCTCTGCGTCGGCGAAGAGGACTACGAACCCGTCGAGATCTACTACGAGGATCACGGCCAGGGCAGCCCGGTCGTTCTCATCCACGGATTCCCGCTCAGTGGGCGCTCGTGGGAGAGGCAGGTCACGGCCTTGCTCGCGGCGGGGCACCGCGTGATCACCTACGACCGCCGAGGTTTCGGGGAGTCGAGCCGGCCGATCCACGGCTACGACTACGACACGCTCGCCAACGACCTGCACCAGCTCTTGGCGCACGTCGGCCTGTTCGACGTCGTTCTCGTCGGCATGTCGATGGGCGGCGGCGAGGTCGTTCGATACCTGGCGACGTTCGGATCCGAGCGTGTGCGCAAGGCCGTCATCATCTCGGGCGTTCCGCCGTTCCTGCTCAAGACCCCCGACAACCCGGACGGGGTCGACCGGAGCGTCTTCGACGGAATCCAGGACGCGATCCGGAGCGACCGACTCGCCTACCTGACGCAGTTCCTGGCCGACTTCTACAACCTCGACACGCTGCTCGGGAAAAGGATCAGCACCGAGGTCGTACGAGACAGCTGGAACATCGCATCCGGCGCCTCACCCGCCGGCACCCTCGCGTGCGTGCCCGCGTGGCTGACCGACTTCCGCAAGGACCTTCCTCGAGTGAACGTGCCGACCCTGCTCCTGCACGGTGACCAGGACCGGATCCTGCCGATCGCCGCTACGGCCCGGAAGACCCACGAGGCCGTCCAGGGCAGCGAACTCCTGGTCGTCAAGGGCGCTCCGCACGGCCTGCTCTGGACGCACGCCGCCGAGGTCAATGCGGCGCTGCTGCCCTTCCTCGAAGCCTGA
- a CDS encoding zinc-binding alcohol dehydrogenase family protein: MRALRFDHFGGLDVLEVAEVPDPVADKGFAVIAVKAASVNPSDVKNVAGAMDWTVLPRVPGRDFAGVVVAGPPEWVGAEVWGTGGDIGFTLDGSHAQLLRVPVSALARKPESLSFDEASTVGVNFVVGWVGAVETAELAKGETIAVFGVSGGVGGAVAQIARSLGARVIGVDVVSPAPATPAAAAIDEFVRFEVGSPDTAAEIRALTGGAGAEVVYDAVGGVTTASALDSLAQRGRLVVISAVGTRIVEIDLVDLYHRELRILGADSGKLDVTASAARLSLLATRFETGEFRPLPVALHFELAQSQLAYQAVADHTPGRVVIRP, translated from the coding sequence GTGCGTGCATTGCGTTTCGACCACTTCGGTGGTCTCGATGTGCTCGAGGTCGCGGAGGTGCCCGATCCGGTGGCGGACAAGGGTTTCGCGGTGATCGCCGTGAAGGCCGCCTCGGTCAATCCCTCGGATGTGAAGAATGTGGCCGGGGCGATGGATTGGACCGTGCTGCCCCGCGTGCCGGGGCGGGATTTCGCCGGGGTGGTCGTGGCCGGTCCGCCGGAGTGGGTCGGGGCGGAGGTCTGGGGTACCGGCGGGGACATCGGGTTCACGTTGGACGGCTCGCACGCACAGTTGCTGCGGGTGCCGGTCAGTGCGCTGGCCCGTAAGCCGGAGTCGCTGAGTTTCGACGAGGCCTCGACGGTGGGGGTGAACTTCGTGGTCGGTTGGGTCGGTGCGGTCGAGACCGCTGAGCTGGCCAAAGGCGAGACCATCGCGGTGTTCGGGGTCTCCGGTGGGGTGGGTGGCGCGGTGGCGCAGATCGCCCGCTCGCTGGGCGCGCGGGTCATCGGGGTCGACGTGGTGTCGCCCGCGCCCGCAACTCCGGCAGCGGCGGCCATCGATGAGTTCGTCCGTTTCGAGGTCGGGTCGCCCGACACCGCGGCGGAGATCAGAGCACTGACCGGCGGCGCCGGCGCGGAGGTCGTCTACGACGCGGTGGGTGGGGTGACCACCGCGTCCGCCCTGGACTCCTTGGCCCAACGGGGCAGGCTGGTCGTGATCAGCGCGGTGGGTACCCGGATCGTCGAGATCGACCTCGTGGACCTCTACCACCGGGAGCTTCGGATCCTCGGCGCGGACAGCGGAAAGCTGGATGTGACCGCCTCGGCCGCTCGCCTCTCGTTGCTGGCCACTCGGTTCGAGACCGGCGAGTTCCGTCCGCTCCCGGTGGCCCTGCATTTCGAACTGGCCCAGAGCCAACTCGCCTACCAGGCTGTCGCCGACCACACGCCGGGCCGCGTCGTCATCCGGCCGTGA
- a CDS encoding TetR/AcrR family transcriptional regulator, with the protein MPASSPPPSEGRRSTRPRGRPRKDDGATPAPAPDEQLAAALHAFATHGYQGVSVRTLNRELGVSHNLLHQRYGSKDAIWYAAVDWGFGLLASRLAERIEAHEDPGTQLRAFVREFVAFSARHPDLARVIHQEGSEPSPRLSYLLDTYVRPVIATLAPMYFELVGSGLALPIPPEAFYYLVTSGGGAKYALHSMTAELFGAAALEPEQIDDYADAIADLIVRGMGVRSQTG; encoded by the coding sequence GTGCCCGCCAGTTCCCCGCCACCCTCCGAAGGGCGACGCAGCACCCGTCCCCGTGGTCGCCCCCGTAAGGACGACGGGGCGACGCCGGCTCCCGCGCCCGACGAGCAGCTGGCCGCCGCGCTGCACGCCTTCGCCACCCACGGCTATCAGGGCGTGTCGGTGCGCACGCTCAACCGCGAACTCGGCGTCAGCCACAACCTGTTGCACCAGCGATACGGCTCCAAGGATGCGATCTGGTACGCCGCTGTGGACTGGGGCTTCGGGCTCCTGGCCAGCCGGCTCGCCGAACGCATCGAGGCACACGAGGACCCGGGCACCCAGCTACGCGCGTTCGTGCGCGAGTTCGTCGCCTTCTCCGCCCGGCACCCGGACCTGGCCCGGGTGATCCACCAGGAAGGCAGCGAGCCGTCGCCGCGGTTGAGCTACCTGCTGGACACCTACGTGCGCCCGGTCATCGCCACACTGGCACCGATGTACTTCGAACTGGTGGGGTCCGGCCTGGCCCTACCGATCCCACCGGAAGCGTTCTACTACCTGGTCACCTCAGGTGGCGGCGCGAAGTACGCACTGCACAGCATGACCGCCGAGCTGTTCGGCGCCGCCGCGCTCGAGCCCGAACAGATCGACGACTACGCCGATGCGATCGCCGATCTCATCGTCCGCGGCATGGGCGTCAGGTCACAGACCGGGTAG
- a CDS encoding malonic semialdehyde reductase, whose product MTIQTDTARALGKLDDAGRAALFTEARTANTFAPTPVSDAELSEIWELAKWAPTAANTQPLRILYVRTQAGRDRLVRHMNDGNKAKTASAPAVAVLAMDTRFHDHIPTLLPFRPEMKDVFDADEDMRTGTGRFNAILQAGYFILAVRAHGLAAGPMAGFDAAGMDAEFFPDGRWGSILVVNIGHPGPDPWFERLPRLAPEDTMRWA is encoded by the coding sequence ATGACCATCCAAACCGACACCGCAAGGGCGCTGGGCAAGCTCGACGACGCCGGGCGCGCGGCGCTTTTCACCGAGGCCCGCACCGCGAACACGTTCGCGCCGACGCCGGTCAGCGACGCCGAGCTGTCCGAGATCTGGGAGCTGGCCAAATGGGCACCCACCGCGGCCAACACCCAGCCACTGCGGATTCTTTATGTGCGCACCCAAGCTGGACGGGACCGGTTGGTGCGGCACATGAATGACGGCAACAAGGCCAAGACCGCCTCGGCGCCCGCTGTGGCCGTCCTCGCGATGGACACCCGCTTCCATGACCACATCCCCACCCTGTTGCCGTTCCGGCCCGAGATGAAGGACGTCTTCGACGCCGACGAGGACATGCGGACCGGCACCGGGAGGTTCAACGCCATCCTGCAGGCCGGCTACTTCATCCTCGCGGTTCGGGCTCACGGCCTGGCCGCCGGCCCGATGGCCGGCTTCGACGCCGCCGGGATGGATGCCGAATTCTTCCCCGACGGCCGCTGGGGTTCCATCCTCGTCGTCAACATCGGACACCCCGGCCCCGACCCATGGTTCGAGCGGCTGCCCCGCTTGGCCCCCGAGGACACCATGCGCTGGGCATGA
- a CDS encoding GAF domain-containing protein, with protein MGGTPDRSDPARGRPRTWRAGLSVHRSLAGALTGVVLLSLLTAVVVRLRGVLELPSQMLLYLLAVVVVALVGGVIPALAAAVAAAVLLDRYFVPPFYDFDVENSINIIDLVAFVLVAGVAGSVVSLAARSREAEVRAAASALDREESRRLADEQAALRRVAIAISRGVSPAEIFPIVAREVGTLVGADATNIVRLDPDGALTVLARVGDGPDAIPIGSRWTLDPPLPLAVALRTGRPARLDDYSQAPGPYGERLRQLGIRAGVAAPITVEGRFWGAIAVGSRDGIFEAETEERMIGFTELVGTAIANAESRTQLEESRDELRRLAEEQTALRRVATLVAQGAPPAEVFPAVAREVGELLRADAACIFRLDPDGAVAVVAHTDARSSGYPVGSRWKPEPPQALAAVLRTGRPARWDGHGEPSDAFGEAVRRMGIRSSVVAPIVVEGRVWGAMGAGRQDGRFPGDTEERIADFTELIGTAIANADGRAQLRASRARMVTAADEARRRIGRDLHDGTQQRLVALGLELRLAESTVPTQLPELRTSIGRLAEELTAANDELRELARGIHPAMLSEHGLGPALHALARRAAIPVKVDLRTRRAADPIAVAAYYVVSEALTNTMKHANASHAQVAVEEHDGQLRLCIRDDGVGGADSSHGSGLIGLHDRVQALGGSIEVHSPPGGGTAVLATFPLESDLPIPLGVATSPGSRRVGPFSSC; from the coding sequence ATGGGTGGCACCCCTGACCGGAGCGACCCGGCCCGTGGACGGCCGCGGACCTGGCGAGCGGGCCTGTCGGTGCACCGCAGCCTCGCCGGCGCACTGACCGGGGTGGTCCTTCTTTCGCTGCTGACCGCGGTTGTGGTCCGTCTTCGCGGAGTCCTGGAGCTGCCCAGCCAGATGCTGCTCTACCTGCTCGCCGTCGTGGTGGTGGCGTTGGTCGGCGGCGTGATTCCGGCGCTGGCCGCGGCGGTTGCGGCTGCGGTGTTGCTGGATCGCTACTTCGTCCCGCCGTTCTACGACTTCGACGTCGAGAACTCCATCAACATCATAGATCTGGTGGCGTTCGTCCTAGTCGCGGGCGTGGCTGGTTCGGTTGTCAGCCTGGCTGCCCGCAGCCGGGAGGCCGAGGTCCGCGCGGCCGCGAGCGCGCTTGACCGTGAGGAGTCCCGCCGACTCGCCGACGAGCAGGCTGCGCTGCGTCGAGTTGCCATAGCGATTAGCCGTGGGGTCAGTCCGGCAGAGATCTTCCCGATCGTTGCGCGGGAGGTCGGGACCCTCGTGGGCGCCGATGCCACCAACATTGTCCGGCTCGATCCTGATGGCGCACTCACCGTCCTCGCCCGCGTGGGCGACGGCCCCGACGCGATCCCGATAGGGAGCCGCTGGACGCTGGATCCGCCGTTGCCCTTGGCGGTCGCGTTGCGCACCGGCCGCCCGGCTCGCCTCGATGACTACAGCCAAGCCCCCGGCCCGTACGGCGAGCGCCTTCGTCAGTTGGGGATCCGGGCGGGCGTCGCCGCGCCGATCACGGTCGAGGGGCGTTTTTGGGGGGCAATCGCCGTTGGGAGTCGCGACGGGATTTTCGAGGCCGAGACCGAAGAACGGATGATCGGTTTCACCGAGCTCGTCGGCACGGCGATCGCGAACGCAGAGAGCCGCACCCAGCTCGAGGAGAGCCGCGACGAACTGCGCCGGTTGGCCGAGGAACAGACAGCACTGCGACGGGTGGCCACGCTGGTCGCCCAGGGGGCGCCCCCCGCCGAGGTGTTCCCCGCTGTCGCGCGGGAGGTCGGCGAACTTCTCCGGGCCGACGCCGCGTGCATCTTCCGCCTTGATCCCGACGGCGCGGTGGCCGTCGTCGCCCACACCGACGCCCGCTCCAGTGGGTACCCGGTGGGGAGCCGCTGGAAGCCTGAGCCGCCCCAGGCCCTGGCGGCGGTCCTGCGCACCGGCCGGCCGGCGCGCTGGGACGGGCACGGCGAACCCTCCGACGCGTTCGGTGAAGCCGTCCGCCGGATGGGAATCCGGTCGTCGGTCGTGGCACCGATCGTCGTCGAGGGGCGGGTGTGGGGCGCGATGGGCGCCGGGAGGCAGGACGGGCGTTTCCCGGGCGACACCGAGGAGCGCATAGCCGACTTCACCGAACTCATCGGCACCGCGATCGCGAACGCCGACGGCCGCGCCCAGCTCAGAGCCTCCCGAGCTCGCATGGTCACAGCCGCCGACGAGGCCCGCCGCCGCATCGGACGCGACCTGCACGACGGCACCCAGCAGCGACTGGTCGCGCTCGGCCTCGAGCTGCGCCTGGCCGAGTCCACCGTGCCAACGCAGCTGCCCGAGCTCCGGACCAGCATCGGCCGACTCGCCGAGGAGCTCACGGCGGCGAACGACGAGCTGCGCGAGCTGGCCCGCGGCATCCACCCGGCCATGCTGTCCGAGCACGGGCTCGGGCCGGCCCTGCACGCCCTGGCCCGCCGCGCGGCGATCCCGGTGAAAGTCGACCTGCGCACCCGCCGCGCTGCGGATCCCATCGCGGTGGCCGCCTATTACGTCGTATCCGAGGCACTGACCAACACCATGAAGCACGCGAACGCCTCACACGCCCAGGTCGCGGTCGAGGAACACGACGGGCAACTGCGGCTCTGCATCCGCGATGACGGGGTCGGCGGCGCAGATTCCTCGCACGGTTCAGGTCTGATCGGACTCCACGACCGGGTGCAGGCCCTGGGCGGGTCGATCGAGGTCCACAGTCCGCCCGGCGGTGGCACTGCCGTCCTGGCCACCTTTCCGCTGGAGAGCGACCTGCCGATCCCACTCGGGGTCGCCACGAGCCCCGGATCGCGGCGAGTCGGCCCGTTCTCTTCCTGCTGA